A genomic stretch from Falco naumanni isolate bFalNau1 chromosome 6, bFalNau1.pat, whole genome shotgun sequence includes:
- the PBK gene encoding lymphokine-activated killer T-cell-originated protein kinase has protein sequence MEAFKSQNNLVHRERPDAGPVSVTIPASPFMQKLGYGTGVNVYLMKRSPRGLSCSPWAVKKISSKCNRSQQSIYQQRLNEEAKILKDLQHPNIVGYRAFTEANDGSMCLAMEYGGEKSLNDLIEERSAKRLGPFPAAMIFKVALSMARGLKYLHNDKKLLHGDIKSSNVVVKGDFEAIKICDVGVSLPLDENMTVSNPEMCYIGTEPWKPKEALQDDGVITDKADIFPFGLTLWEMMTLSVPHISLSGDTDDEDESFDEDSFDEEAYYAALGTRPALNMDELDPSYQHMIDLFSVCTSEDPKKRPSAACIVEVLEASLPQD, from the exons ATGGAAGCCTTCAAGTCTCAGAACAACCTGGTCCACAGGGAGAGACCTG ATGCAGGGCCAGTTTCTGTCACTATACCAGCATCTCCCTTCATGCAGAAGCTTGGATACGGCACTGGGGTCAACGTATACTTGATGAAAAG ATCTCCCAGAGGCTTGTCTTGCTCCCCTTgggctgtgaagaaaattagttCCAAATGCAACAGGAGCCAGCAAAGCATCTATCAGCAGAGACTGAATGAAGAAGCCAAGATTCTGAAAGACCTCCAGCACCCAAACATTGTGG GTTACCGTGCATTTACTGAGGCCAACGATGGAAGCATGTGTCTGGCCATGGAGTatggaggagaaaaatctctCAATGACTTAATTGAAGAAAGAAGTGCAAAACGGTTGGgccctttccctgctgccatGATTTTCAAAGTTGCCTTGAGCATGGCGAGGGGGCTGAAG TATCTTCACAACGATAAGAAGCTGCTCCACGGGGATATCAAGTCTTCAAACGTGGTCGTCAAAGGTGACTTTGAAGCCATCAAGATCTGTGATGTGGGagtgtccctgcccctggaTGAGAACATGACAG TGAGCAACCCAGAGATGTGCTACATTGGCACTGAACCCTGGAAGCCCAAGGAAGCTCTGCAAGATGATGGCGTGATCACCGACAAGGCCGACATCTTCCCTTTTGGGCTGACTCTCTGGGAAATGATGACCCTCTCCGTGCCCCACATCAGCCTGAGCGGTGACACTGATGATGAAG ATGAATCTTTTGATGAAGACTCCTTTGACGAGGAAGCATACTACGCAGCCCTGGGAACCCGCCCAGCTCTCAACATGGATGAGCTGGACCCATCCTACCAGCACATGATTGaccttttttctgtctgcacCAGTGAGGACCCCAAGAAGCGCCCCTCGGCCGCGTGCATCGTGGAAGTGCTAGAGGCGAGTCTGCCCCAGGATTGA